Within Paramormyrops kingsleyae isolate MSU_618 chromosome 24, PKINGS_0.4, whole genome shotgun sequence, the genomic segment TGTCCACAtatccattattattactgttattttttgttttatttagtttatcattgttttctgatTTCGCCACTTTTTCAAGAGgcagttgtattgtgtttcagcagCAGGCTACTTGCATAACCATAACCAAAGACagcatttcaagtcccaccccaaagtatcaaagtaccaaaaaagttccccagctggtttggcactttcagtACTGGAACCTTTGGTTCCTACAAACGTTCACATAGAGCCGATTGAACTCCTGTGCAGTGACTCTCTCAAGGCAAAGTATGACCCTGTGGGTGCTGCTCCGTTCCCACATTTCATCCCGAGACTTTGCCTTGTCTCTCTGCCTATAAGCTGCTCAGACGGCCTGCACATGTGGCAGCACATGATGAAGTGATTTGAGGTGTGATGAAGATTAACAAAACGTCACACAGGAATCATCTCTGTCAGTATGTTTACATGCAAATCAAGAAAAACtaattattgtgttagtctgACTAAACCCAgacttttaaagtgcatgtaaaCAGCACTACTCCCCCTCAAGGATATTTACACTGGCAGACTGCACCAGTAACAGAGCCAGTAACATCATCACAGGCTCCTCACACCCTGGACGCTACCTTTTCTCCCCCCTCATCCCAAGAAAGGTTATTCAGGGCAACTGGACTTGTTTAGTTCCCCCCTTCAATCCAGAGGGCTTTCTgcattctgactgactggttagAGTAGCAGGTGTATAAATCCTGTGGAGCCCTCAAGTCGTTAATACTcaatggtcacctgtgggttgttgtgtcccctggctttcatgtatGTCACTGTGACCACCTGGGCCAGGGTGTGAATGACTGTGAAACCGTCTGGGTGGAGTTGAAGGAACAGCATTGTAAGTGGGTGATAAATTATGCCTAAGGCCGCCTCCTCTCTTTAAGGAGGGTCGTTTTCTTGCAGTAAACTGCTTCTCTCACACCTCGCTTGAACCAGTCAGCCTCCCAGTTTAGAATCTTAACGTCCTGGTCATCAAAGGAGTGGCCCTTGTCTTTTAGATGTAGGTGAACTGCTGAGTCTTGTCCTGATTGTCTGGCTCTTCTGTGCCGTGCCATGCGTTTATGGAGCTTCTGTTTGGTTTCTCCTGTGTACAGATCTGTACATTCCTCACTGCACTGAACTGCATATACTACGCTGCTCTGTTTGTGTCTGGGTGTTTTGTCATTGAGGTGGACCAGTTTCTGTCTCAGTGTGTTGCCTGGTGTGAAATGTGTAGCACGGCTACAACTGACAGGGAAGAGAACAAACGTAAGAGCATTATGGTAAAtgaactgcatttatatagcgcttttctactcctacgagtactcaaagagCTTTACAATACATtcctcacattcaccatccacactcacattcacacgctgggggcagaggctgccatgcaaggtgccaacctgcaccccgggagcaatttggggatcagtgtcttgctcaaagagactttgatggggtcaggaggaaccagaaCTTGAACCGGCAACCCTTGAGTTGccaaacgatagcactaccttcTGTGCCACCATCTTCTCTTATGTTACAGGGGTGGCTGAAAAGCTCAGGAGGATTTTCACAGCATCCCTGTACATTTCAAACACATTgtactcagacactcacactgtaAGAGGACGGctgtttctttttgtgtgttgttcttatttcttatttattactttaactTAAACTGCTAAACAGAGAGCTGCTGAACTGTTTTTTCACTGTTTCTgtaatagtgacaataaaggtctgtctgcctgtctgaacTTAATTTTTGAtgtaagaaatactggtgtatttatataataaaataattctgtgctgtccgtccgtccatctGATGATAAACCGATAAACTGAGTTTATCATTTGCTCAATTTAGTTGTCTGTCCAGTATAGTTGTTTATGTATTACAATTACACATGGTGTTGGCATAACTGTGTAGTTAATTTAGCAGCCATAACTGTGTAGTTAATTGTACATCCATTACTGTGTAGTTAATTTTACACACATAACTGTTGTTGGCTGCATTAGTTGATATTAGTTGTGCcaatttgattttatttgtcGATCCAGACATTCAGCATTTCTTTCTAATTTAGATagagtttttaaatgaatggaGGAAATATTTTTACAGTGCATCAACAATTGAGTCATggacagaaaataaacaattttgtattttttaaggTCTATTGTTTGTAAAAATGTTGATATTGAGCTGTCAGAGACCATCATAAATTCTCAGGATATTTACTCAGTTTGCGGCCTGAGGAAGGTGAATGAAATGTTGTTAGTTAGCTCTGCTAATTAAGCTGAAATCTTTTTGAAATCAAGTTAAACTCTCTAAAAGCCATTGAATACAAAGGGCTACATATCAAActgtctgtcctgcctgctgggggggagggggggggggcgtgggggggggggggtgcccatgcctcaactgctcgcccactttctgcaccttagtcatatacacagtccatattacattagggccttgggggtgcggggagggggatgggggactctgccatctgccagtggtggggccctcacacccgaactgcacccactaattttaatgcattgtagacataaacacacaactctctcacacatgtacatgcacacttcacaccaacatgggtcagggaggggatgggggccgaggggccccccctaactctctgtctctggccctgcgcgggtggggtggcccgccgggtggaagacccatcgtgggggggttcgggcggccctggcgggtgtgggcggcctcctctcttgggccgcgggccgggtggtgcttggctctgctgcgccgtggtggggccctggcgggcggtccgggggatcttgggacactctgggccctgctaggcggattggggggttcggtttgggctgggcggaGGGTCtgccgctcccgggtgggggggggctctttgtatgggcctcccttggatcatcctgcagtgttgcgggggaggcgtgccgggtcgctgcggtgggcggcggcccgtcctgccgggggacgggctgggggggctggggcccctccggtgtgtggggggccgtccgccggggggggggggggtggtccgccggggggggggggtggtcccagttggtggggcccttcggccctggacccgcctgcctcggtgggggggttgcgggtggggctggggggctcgccgcccgtcctccctctgcgggcctccctgtacgggggttggcgcccccttagtccctctcgggttgggcgggtggttgtctcggggatgcgtggccgtgggcccttgtgccggaggggcggtagggtggcctcggttgcctggttctcctgccttcgccttgggcctggggggggggggggggctgtcacctcccctgacggcatcaaatgccagctcatccaatgacaaatcaggtcacacctacacttgtacatacatacaagaatggttgagcgatcagtatcattattattattactttttagggtatgttatagatttaggaattgaaatatacatatataacggtacgattacgtgtgtgtatgctacatatatataataccgatttgtagtaattattattagtatcactgatgttgttataattcttgttgtttgatgagtgttatgtttcttatggttgtttgtattctgtattcccctatacttcatttttttccatcccacctacattattagtgttatttctgtataccctttttttttttttttctccccctctccccatgttgattgatgtctgttattgttacgcttgttttttttcctttttccacggtactggtgagttcggagcggccacactgtTTGCTCATGAAtgtaatgcaaaataaagttgtcctccgaagagggggggtggtggtgggcaataaaaaaaaattaaaaattagtTGTGCCAATATGATTTTATTTGTCGATCCAGACGTACAGCATTTCTTTCTAATTTAGATCgagtttttaaatgaatggaGGAAATATTTTTACAGTGCATCAACAATTGAATCATggacagaaaataaacaattttgtatttttttaggTCTATTGTTTGTAAAAATGTTGATATTGAGCTTCCTGTCAGAGACCATCATAAATTCTCAGGATATTTACTCAGTTTGCTGCCTGTGGATGCTGAATGAAATGTTGTTAGTTAGCTCTGCTAATTAAGCTGAAATCTGTTTGAAATCAAGTTAAACTCTCTGAAAGCCATTGAATACAAAGGGCCACAAATCAAActgtctgtcctgcctgctgtgtctctgtgtgataGAGCAGGATGTCACTGGTTCTCTTCTGCTGTTATGAGAAGATTGATGTTATGAAGCCGCCCTAATGAATAAAGCTTAAAAAGGCATCTTACAACCTTTACACATTAAAATACATCACTAGGTTATTCTGTGTCAGCAGCAAGATCATTACAGACTTTCTGTTACACTTGTGTAGATGATTTGCGGTCTTTATATTTCTGCCTTATTCACAGAGACCAAATGGAAGGATGCAGTTCAGATCTACAGAAGAAACCGGGTTTATCTTCCATACTGAAGGTTTGTATTCATTGCTGATATATATTTTCTGAAGATTTGTGTGAATTGGCTTATATTTTATACAGCTGTACAGTAAGAAACTAATCATGTTAAAGGAAAGATATTCAAACCTGCAATTACAAATGAAACTATGAAATGGTTTGGTTCAAGTAGCAATAATTAACTGTGATGGTTTATTTTAGTCACTAGAGGAAAATGCTGTGAGGTTCCTGAAGGATGAGCTGAAGAAGATCACGAGGTACCTAGATcagaattacccagaatgctctgagcctcaactggaggaggacaatgacctggacagtgatgttCAGATGCAGAAGGCCTGTGGTAGAGaaggagctctgaagatcacactgtacatcctgagggccatggagcaaaatgatctcgctgacctactggagaagagtaagagctgaatctcattctctgtgtgtttatttgtcCTCAGAAAAAATAGTATATGGAAAAAAACACCCCCACCAGTCCGGAcccccttagcggtatgctatttggtgtgccgcggggggatcccatcgttttgctgggggacttcaacgctcacgtgggcaatgacagtgtgacctggaagggggtgattgggaggaacggcctccctgatctgaatccgagtggtgttctgttattggacttctgtgcaatgcatggtttgtccataacgaacaccatgttcgagcataagggtgtccataagtggacatggtacgaacatgcccggggctacaggtcgatgatcgatttcataatcgtatcatctgatctgcggccttctgtcttggacactcgggtaaagagaggggcagagctgtcaactgattaccacctggtgatgagttggctcaggtggcgggggaggaagccggtcagacctggtaggcccaagcgtatagtgagggtctgctgggaacgtctggcagaggctcctgttcgctggagctttaactcgtgcctccggcagaattccgactgcatgccgggggaggtaggggacattgagtccgaatggacactgttccggacctccattgtggaagcggccgtacggagctgtggctgcagggtggtcggtgcctgtcgtggcggtaacccccgtacccgatggtggacaccagaggtgaggggggccgtgaagctgaagaaggaggcttaccgggaattattagcccgggggtctccggacgcagctgacgggtaccggcgggccaggcggaacgcggctcgggcggtcgcagaagcaaaaacccgggcgtgggaggagttcggtgaggccatggaaagtgactttcggtcggcctcaaaaaggttctggcaaaccatacggagtatcaggagggggaagcagctcctggttcctactatttatagtgggggggggggctgttgacctcacctggggacatcatccggaggtggaaggaatactttgaggacctcctcaaccctgcctccgatacatctacgcatacggCCTTTGACACATCTGAGGgcgcagagcccgagggtgctggggggggcttgcccatcactgaggctgaggtggccgcggcagttaaacaactccgtggtggccgggccccgggggtggacgagatccgcccggagtacctgaaggctctagatgttgtggggctgtcgtggctgacacgccttctcaacagtgcgtggaggtcagggacagtgccgctggattggcagactggggtggtggtccccttatttaagaaaggggaccggagggtgtgttccaactacagggggatcacacttctcagcctccctgggaaggtctattccagggtactggagaggagggtgagatcgatagtcgaatctcggattcaggaggaacaatgcggttttcatcctggtcgtggaacactggaccagctttatacccttgcaggggtactggagggggcctgggagtttgcctatccagtctacatgtgttttgtagatttggaaaaggcttacgaccgggttccccgaggtgctctgtggggggtgcttcgagagtatggggtccggggtccactgttgtgggcgatccggtccctgtacgaacggagcagaagcttggtccgcattgccggcaataagtcggacgtgttccaggtgcgtgttgggctccgccagggctgccctttgtcatcggtcctgtttatcatatttatggacaggatttctaggcgcagccaaggcgttgagggtgtccagtttggtgacctcaggattgcctcgctgctttttgcagacgatgtcgtcctgttggcttcatctgctggggatctccagcaggcactggggcggttcgcagccgagtgcgaagcggcagggatgaggattagcacctccaagtccgagaccatggttctcagccggaaacgggtggtttgccctcttcgggttggggaggacgtactgcctcaagtggaggagtttaagtatctcggggtcttgttcacgagtgagggtaggcgggatcgggagttggatagacggatcggagcggcgtctgcagttctgcaggcgcttaaccggtccgtcgtggctaagaaagaactgagccaaaaagccaaactctcgatctattggtccatctttgtccctaccctcacctatggtcatgagctatgggtaatgaccgaaagaacgagatcgcgaatacaagcggccgaaatgaggtttctccgcagggtgtctgggctctcccttagggatagggtgagaagttcggatatccgggagggcctcggagtagaaccgctgcttcttcacgtcgaaaggagccagttgaggtggtttggacatctggtgcggatgcctcctgggcgggtaCCCAGGGAGGTTTTccatgcctgtcctacagggaggaggccccgaggcaggcccaggactcgctggagggattatatctctcggctggcctgggaacgcctcggtgtcccccccgaggagctggtggggttagctggggagagggaggcctgggtgcctctactgaagctgctacccccgcgacccgaaccccggacaagcggaagatgatggatggatggatggatggaaaaaaacatgtattacatttcagtttatcatttaatttaatttgatttagttttgctcATATTagtaaaaaatgtgttttttgaaaAGTCTGTGCATTTAcctctcatttcatttcagggcaTCTTCTGTTACAATGTCAGCACAGAATCAAAGGGACCCTGAAgcagaaatgtaagtgtgtatttgaagggaaagctaaggaaggacagccaacacttctcaatgagatttacacagaactctacataactgaaggtgggactggaggagtcaatgatgaacatgaagtgagacagattgaaacagcatccaagaaaaggcgaacagaagatactacagtcaagtgcaatgatatatttaaacccttatgtgggcgtgagacacctatcagaactgtactcactaaaggggtggcaggtatcgggaaaacagtctctgtgcagaaatttattctcgactgggtggatggaaaagcaaaccaggatgttcacttcatatttgctcttcctttccgcaacctgaatttgattaaggatgaatacagtctgattgaactgcttcaccacttggtcccagaactgaaatcatttgaatccactgagctgtttaggcacaaagtcttgttcatctttgatggtctggatgagtgtcgccttcctctagattttcagaacaatgagagctggtttgatgtaacaaagaaaacatggatgtgctgttgactaacctcattaaggggaatctgctcccatccgctctcctctggataacctcccggccagcagcagccaatcagatacctcctgagtgcatccaccaggtgacagagatacgagggttcagtgatgcccagaaggaggagtatttcaggaggagattcagtgatcagagcctggccagcaggattatcacacatgtgaaatcatcaaggagcctcttcatcatgtgccacatacctgtgttctgctggatttcagccactgtccttAAGAGGCTTTTTAGTGAAACTGACaggggagaaattccaaggactctgactgaaatgtacacacacttcctgatctttcagacaggtttaaaaaatgacaagtacatgaaaaactgtgaaaccaagcttaagaaatacagcaagaaattccttttaaaactgggtaaactggcttttgacaaccttgagaaaggcaatctcatattttatgagcaagatctgacagGGAATGACATTGATGTCAGTGAAGCTTCAGTTTTCTCTGGAGTGTGtacagaagtctttaaggaggaatatgggttgtatcaggagaaggtgtactgctttgtgcatctgagcatccaggagtatctcgctgctttatgcaagtttctgtcaaactcatcagctgacctgctgaagacctcagtggatcaggcattaaagagcaagaatggacacttggacctctacctccgcttcctcctgggcctctcaacagactccagtaagactctGTTACAAAGGCTACTGGGAGAGACAGGAACCAGCTCACATGACATTAAAGAAACAGCTCAATACATCAAGAGGAAAATAAaggagaatttatctccagaaaggaccatcaacctgttccactgtctgaatgagctgggtgacaattccctagtagaggaagtacaaagatacctgaattcaggacgtctttcagcagaagacctctcacctgcacagtattcagctctggcctttgtgttactgatgtcagatgaggagctggatgtgtttgatctgaagaaattcgTCAGATCAGATAAGGAGCAttggaggctgctgcctgtggtcaagacatctaggacagctctgtaagtgagGATGTGAAAACGTATCTTGTCTGACAGTAACAGATTAACATtgtttaaaatatgtaaaatatacattttatttctccTCATGAATTAATACCTGggattgatttgttttttttggtaatCTGGAACCCAGATTTTATAATGACTGAGGGTAGTGATGtagtaaaaaaacagaaagtgaCATTTCCATGACCATCCAGTGTGCATCCTGACCTGCTATAGAAACAAAGAGGGTCTTTATCTGGGGGGTTTATGAGtgaaatgatcctttatttgcaCAAGAACATGTACATTGGAGTGCTTCTCTTCTCACTCTCCATGAGAGACACGGACACATTTACAGGTGACACCAAGCttagggtcacagcacagggtcagctgaCATCCAGCagccatggagctgggggttaagggcctcgatcaagggcccacagacatgtgactgttctgctgagtcTCTAACCAGCGATCCTCcaaccacagacacagaggcttagcctgctgagccacacaccagcccCACAGACATGGTATGTGAATGTTACTgtcagcaggtgtgtccaggTGATGGAGCCCAGAGCTGGGAGCTTCCAGAAGACTGCTGTCTCTGACTGCTCactggcgccctctgctggcctcagCTGCTCCTGGCTGAGGATGTGATGACACAGCTAGTCAGGCAGTAACAGattaacattattttaaatttaaaatgaaactataTGGTGGGATATTCGGGCATACTGTAAATGAGGGCACAGGTACAGGGGCGCCTATAGTCATAAAATGTAGTCACACTGTCTCCAATAATGGTCACAAAATGCAGCTAAATGGTCGCAGTCTGGAAACATGTGAAGCCACACTTTTGATTCTTAGGCATTATTTACATtatgtgaaaaacaaaaacaacaacagacaTGGGAACCGGTTCCCAGGTTTGTCTCTGGATGCACTTTTCTCCTCTATAATATGTTTGTGTGATGTTACATtagacagccaatcagcagcgCCTTTAAATCTTTACGTGAGTATGCTGCATGCTTATTAGCTCACAGGTGCTGAGATAGTGTTTCGGTATCGGAATTTAGCACCGAAAGAGAATAAATTTTCGAACCTCGATAGGATCAGAACAGTTTGGTCGGTACCACAAAAGTACCGAAGTTCAATATCCAGCCCTACTTTGGGGAAACCTGGCAGAACGATGGCTGATGACTGCAGTGGAAGCTGTTTCATTGGTCTGAATATGTTATGAATACGGGAAGATTCATATATAATTTTCACACGCATCGTTAATAATACAGAGTACCATTAACTATGTGTAAGTTGTgtcttaaaatgttttcttttccaggttggacagctgtaatctcacagagaaatgctgtgaggtgctggcttcagctctcagatcaaactcctcacacctgagagagctggacctgagtaacaattacctgcaggattcaggagtgatgctgctctctgctggactgggggattcacactgtaaaccggagatactgaggtcagtattactgggtaatCCACACTTTTAACTAATTATTGAAAGGAGTCGCTTTGTATGAAAGTAGTTACATTTACTTTAAAGTCACACTTGTTTTGGTGAGGTGATCTTATTTATCTGAGATTTTTTGTCcatctctctgcaggctgtcaggctgtagagtcacagaagaaggctgttcttccctggtttcagctctgaggtcaaacccctcacacctgagagagctggatctgagctacaatcacccaggagactcaggagtgaagctgctctctgctgtactggaggatcccagctgtaaactggagaagctgaagtgagtagaGAGTGAACATTTAATGTCAGTTCAAGTCAAGTTTCTTTGTCTAGCACATGTTCATACACCAAGGTCATTCAAAGTGCTTTccggaaaatataaaaaataaactgtataatgtaaaaatagacaaagaaaaatgtgaaaataaacataattaaaaGAACATGAAACATTTAAGAACAGATATTATAAGTGACAAAGTGCCACAGCCATAAGATATGATCACATAGTCGACCATCGAGCTCTAGCCTGAGTGCACTGGTGCCTGGTGCCTTATAAACATCCTTATGCTGAACACGGTGTTCGCTATGGACAGACTGTGGTTCACACAGGAGTCCAATAACGGAGCAGCACTCGGGTTCAGATTGGCCAGGCTGTGCCTTCCAGCTACCCatccaaggtctccaagaagaacccactgatct encodes:
- the LOC140582471 gene encoding protein NLRC3-like → MDVLLTNLIKGNLLPSALLWITSRPAAANQIPPECIHQVTEIRGFSDAQKEEYFRRRFSDQSLASRIITHVKSSRSLFIMCHIPVFCWISATVLKRLFSETDRGEIPRTLTEMYTHFLIFQTGLKNDKYMKNCETKLKKYSKKFLLKLGKLAFDNLEKGNLIFYEQDLTGNDIDVSEASVFSGVCTEVFKEEYGLYQEKVYCFVHLSIQEYLAALCKFLSNSSADLLKTSVDQALKSKNGHLDLYLRFLLGLSTDSSKTLLQRLLGETGTSSHDIKETAQYIKRKIKENLSPERTINLFHCLNELGDNSLVEEVQRYLNSGRLSAEDLSPAQYSALAFVLLMSDEELDVFDLKKFVRSDKEHWRLLPVVKTSRTALLDSCNLTEKCCEVLASALRSNSSHLRELDLSNNYLQDSGVMLLSAGLGDSHCKPEILRSVLLGNPHF